A section of the Telopea speciosissima isolate NSW1024214 ecotype Mountain lineage chromosome 3, Tspe_v1, whole genome shotgun sequence genome encodes:
- the LOC122655012 gene encoding transcription factor MYB36-like, producing MGRSPCCDKANVKRGPWSPEEDTALKNYVQRYGTGGSWISLPTKAGLKRCGKSCRLRWLNYLRPDIKHGGFTEEEVNIICSLYNSIGSRWSIIASHLPGRTDNDVKNYWNTKLKKKLLAGKNGVYLSNTVTPSCNTSFTTLPLSSEVGLVQNLNPNTLIVSDPTQFSSSQEISSGISIASSSSLAMDNSYVSWPSNGGSEDDYGFFMDLGFGSPYDILNGFGFQGKNTEVDPNLADPSCPNLFVNDTDTKPQGLLYQSQKVTLY from the exons ATGGGGAGATCTCCCTGCTGTGACAAAGCCAACGTGAAAAGAGGGCCATGGTCTCCTGAAGAAGACACAGCTCTCAAGAACTATGTCCAAAGATATGGCACTGGTGGAAGCTGGATTTCTTTACCCACCAAAGCAG GACTCAAAAGATGTGGCAAGAGCTGCCGTTTGAGATGGCTTAATTATCTCAGACCAGACATCAAACATGGAGGTTTTACTGAAGAAGAAGTCAACATTATCTGTAGCCTCTACAATAGCATAGGAAGCAG GTGGTCTATCATTGCTTCTCATCTACCAGGAAGAACTGATAATGATGTGAAGAATTACTGGAATACCAAACTGAAGAAGAAATTATTAGCAGGAAAGAATGGTGTTTATCTCAGTAACACTGTTACTCCTAGTTGCAACACAAGCTTCACAACATTGCCATTGTCCAGTGAAGTTGGGCTAGTACAAAACTTGAATCCAAACACACTTATTGTTTCAGACCCAACTCAATTCTCATCATCTCAAGAAATTTCATCAGGCATTTCAAttgcttcatcttcttctcttgccATGGACAATTCTTATGTCTCATGGCCTAGCAATGGAGGTAGCGAAGACGATTACGGGTTTTTCATGGATTTGGGTTTTGGATCTCCATATGATATCCTCAATGGCTTTGGTTTTCAGGGGAAGAACACTGAAGTTGATCCAAATTTGGCTGACCCTTCTTGCCCTAATTTGTTTGTTAATGACACAGACACTAAACCACAAGGGTTGTTGTATCAGAGTCAGAAAGTTACACTCTACTAG